ATCTAAGCTATATTATTAAATATAGCTTAAAAGCTACTATAAATTTTTTTCCAAAAGTCGTTTTATCTAGGTTAAAAGTCAAAGCTTAAAAAAATAAAGTAGTAATTAATATTTAAAATATTAAATATCTATATAATTTCATTAATACATTTTTTATAAGGAGAATGGTTATGGCAACCAGAAAAGAACACGATTTTATAGGTGAGTTGGAAATCTCTGACGATTTTTATTATGGTATCCAAACATTTAGAGCTACCGAAAATTTTCACATGAGCGGTAGAACATTAAAAGAGTATCCATACTTTGTAAAAGCATTTGCACAAATCAAAAAAGCGGCTGCACTTGCAAATAAAGAGGTTGGCGTTTTAGATCCTAAGATCGCTGATACGCTAGCAAAAGCCGCTGATAGAGTAATAGCAGGTGAGTTTTTAGATCAATTTGTTGTTGATATGGTCCAAGGTGGTGCTGGAACAAGTACAAATATGAATGCAAATGAGGTTATTACAAACATCGCGCTTGAGAGCATGGGTCATAAAAAGGGCGAGTATCAATACATCCATCCAAACGATCATACAAACCTTGGACAAAGTACAAATGACACTTATCCAAGCTCAATAAAAGTAGCAACTTACGCAAAACTTACTGATTTGCTTGCTGCAATGAATCTACTAAAAGACGAACTTGATAAAAAAGCAAAAGATTTTAAAGATATCATTAAAATGGGTAGAACTGAGCTTGAGGACGCAGTTCCTACAACACTTGGAAATACATTTAATGCATTTGCGAGCTACATTAAAAGCGATATCGAAAAGATCACAGCTGCACGCGAATCAATGACATATCTAAACATGGGTGCAACTGCGATTGGTACAGGTATTAACTGCCATCCTGATTATAAAAATGTGGTTGTTAAAAAGTTAAAAGATATCACTGGTGTTGATTTCAAAAAAGCTGATGATTTCATCGCAGCTACACAAGATACAGCAGACTTCGTTCACGTAAGTGGTGCGTTAAAAACTGCAGCTGTTAGACTTTCAAAAATCGCAAACGACCTTCGCTTAATGAACTCAGGTCCAAGATGCGGCCTTGGCGAGATAAATTTACCACAAATGCAACCAGGTAGCTCAATCATGCCAGGCAAAGTAAACCCAGTTATTGCTGAGGTTGTAGGCGAAGCATGCTATGAAGTAATCGGTAACGACGTAACTATCATGCTTTGCAGTGAGAGAGGCGAATTTGAGCTAAATGCATTTGAGCCAGGCATTGCTTATGCGCTATTTAACTCTATATTTATACTTGAAAATGCGATGAAAACACTAGCTGAAAAAGCTGTAAGAAAACTAACAGCAAATCCAGAAGCTTGCTTAAAATCAGTTCTAGGCTCAGTTGGTATCGTAACTGCGTTTAATCCATACATCGGTTACGAAAAATCTGCAAGTATTGCTAAAGAAGCGTTGCAAACTGGTAAAGCAGTTGGTGATATCTGCCTAGAGAGAGGTTATCTAAGCAAAGAAGAGATCGATAAAATTTTAGAGCCAAAAAATATGCTAAATCCAAGCATGATTAGGTAAAAATTTAAGCAAAGTATTATTAAAAGCGTGTCAAAATTCTGACACGCTTAAGTAAAAATTTTAGTTATAAAATTTAATAGAGGAGTTTTCAATGGATATTTCATTGATATTACAGTTGATCGTGCTTTTTGGTGCGATATTCTTGGGTGTTAGACTAGGCGGTATGGCTATTGGTTATGCTGGTGGCATTGGCGTCGTAGTTTTAACTTTAGGACTTGGATTAAAAGCAGGTAGTATACCTTGGGATGTTATTTTAATCATTATGTCCGTTATAGCTGCTATTACAGCTATGCAAGTAGCTGGTGGCCTTGATTATTTGGTGCAAATAGCTGAAGGGATACTAAGAAAACATCCAA
The Campylobacter concisus DNA segment above includes these coding regions:
- a CDS encoding aspartate ammonia-lyase — encoded protein: MATRKEHDFIGELEISDDFYYGIQTFRATENFHMSGRTLKEYPYFVKAFAQIKKAAALANKEVGVLDPKIADTLAKAADRVIAGEFLDQFVVDMVQGGAGTSTNMNANEVITNIALESMGHKKGEYQYIHPNDHTNLGQSTNDTYPSSIKVATYAKLTDLLAAMNLLKDELDKKAKDFKDIIKMGRTELEDAVPTTLGNTFNAFASYIKSDIEKITAARESMTYLNMGATAIGTGINCHPDYKNVVVKKLKDITGVDFKKADDFIAATQDTADFVHVSGALKTAAVRLSKIANDLRLMNSGPRCGLGEINLPQMQPGSSIMPGKVNPVIAEVVGEACYEVIGNDVTIMLCSERGEFELNAFEPGIAYALFNSIFILENAMKTLAEKAVRKLTANPEACLKSVLGSVGIVTAFNPYIGYEKSASIAKEALQTGKAVGDICLERGYLSKEEIDKILEPKNMLNPSMIR